The proteins below come from a single Lepeophtheirus salmonis chromosome 4, UVic_Lsal_1.4, whole genome shotgun sequence genomic window:
- the LOC121116916 gene encoding hexokinase type 2: MSSTSSPTGSHPNYHNTWQKPAPLKRMQSMTLQSYQPKIISETRRKIEDLCRDLIVNNDHIHVVERRMRKAINEGLSKKYHETSSVKCFPTYVRLLPTGKETGRFLALDLGGTNFRVLVVDIGENQQFEMDSQVFPIPNSIMIGTGEGLFDHIADCCKKFVYDRKLEDQVLPMGFTFSFATQQEGLAKGRLFKWSKGFKCSDVEDEDVVQLLKTALDKKKLKIDVCAILNDTTGCLMSCAWKESNCRIGLIIGTGTNACYLEDLENVETFDGDRDEGPKHMIVNTEWGNFGSCSELDFIRTKWDEAVDAGSINPGQQIFEKMISGMYMGELTRQVLVDMIWEGLMFKEQANTDLLFEWGRFYTRYLSEIESDPVGSYQRAKEVCIELGLENVCEEDLSALRYICECVSRRAGFMASAGITALLKKMDYRDVVVAIDGSVFRYHPHFSNIMKSRISQLMGVDYKFDLMMSTDGSGRGAALVAAVLTNE; encoded by the exons ATGTCTTCGACATCATCTCCGACGGGATCTCATCCCAACTACCATAACACATGGCAAAAACCTGCACCATTGAAACGGATGCAATCCATGACTCTGCAGTCCTATCAACCTAAAATTATTTCTGAGACGAGGCGGAAGATTGAGGATTTGTGTCGTGATTTAATCGTCAATAATGATCACATTCATGTGGTTGAGAGAAGGATGCGAAAGGCTATTAATGAAG gCCTTTCTAAAAAGTATCATGAGACGTCATCTGTCAAATGTTTTCCTACTTATGTTCGACTTCTTCCAACTGGGAAAGAAACAGGGCGTTTCTTGGCATTGGATCTTGGAGGAACGAATTTTCGTGTTCTCGTTGTTGATATTGGAGAAAATCAGCAATTTGAAATGGATTCACAGGTTTTTCCTATCCCTAATAGCATTATGATTGGAACCGGAGAAGGGCTATTTGATCACATTGCTGACTGCTGTAAGAAATTTGTGTATGATCGCAAATTAGAAGACCAGGTTTTGCCAATGGGCTTTACTTTTAGTTTTGCCACACAACAAGAAGGATTAGCTAAG GGTCGTCTCTTCAAATGGTCTAAAGGCTTCAAATGTTCTGATGTCGAAGATGAAGATGTTGTGCAGCTCCTTAAAACAGCTCTTGAtaagaaaaaactcaaaattgatGTATGTGCCATTTTAAATGATACCACGGGATGTCTCATGTCTTGTGCATGGAAAGAGTCTAATTGTAGAATTGGCCTTATTATCGGTACTGGAACAAATGCTTGTTATCTTGAAGATCTCGAAAATGTTGAAACATTCGATGGCGACCGTGATGAAGGTCCCAAGCATATGATTGTTAATACTGAGTGGGGTAATTTTGGTAGCTGTAGCGAATTGGATTTTATTCGTACTAAATGGGATGAAGCTGTAGATGCGGGCTCTATTAATCCTGGccaacaaatatttgaaaaaatgatttctgGAATGTATATGGGAGAACTCACTCGTCAGGTACTTGTGGACATGATTTGGGAAGGGCTCATGTTTAAGGAGCAAGCAAACACTGATTTGCTCTTTGAATGGGGTCGTTTCTATACCAGGTATTTATCAGAAATTGAGTCTGATCCAGTGGGTAGCTATCAACGAGCCAAAGAAGTTTGTATTGAATTGGGTCTAGAAAATGTTTGTGAAGAGGACTTATCTGCACTACGATACATTTGTGAATGCGTATCTCGAAGAGCTGGATTTATGGCTTCTGCTGGAATCACTGCCTTGctcaaaaaaatggattatcgTGACGTTGTTGTTGCTATCGATGGCTCTGTCTTCCGATATCATCCTCATTTCTCAAATATTATGAAATCCCGCATTTCTCAGCTAATGGGAGTTGATTATAAATTTGATCTTATGATGTCTACCGATGGATCTGGTAGAGGAGCAGCTCTTGTTGCTGCTGTTCTCACAAATGAATAG